CTGATGTATTTTTATAAGCACCCCCCTGATAATACATTCGTCACGTATATTATCGATAATCTAAAGAGATTCAAATCACCAGAAAATATTCAGCAGAATATTGATTTAGTATACAGCTATTTATCTAATATTGGAAAAGTAAGTGCACAAGTTTTCTTAGCACTCTTGTTAAGCCTATTCTTTTTACTTGAAAAGTCGCGGATTCACCGATTGTTTGTCCAATTGGAACAATCTAGACTGGGCTGGTTTTTCAAAGAAGCTGGCTATTTGGGGAGAAAATTTGTTAATTCCTTCGGTAAGGTAATAGAAGTTCAGTTTATTATCGCTTTTGTAAACAGCATTTTATCCGTTATTGCGCTGTGGGTGTTAGGGTTTCCTAATTTGCTCGCGCTTGGAGTTATGGTCTTTTTACTAGGTCTTGTACCGGTTCTTGGGGTGTTTGTTTCACTCATCCCACTTTGTACAATCGCTTACAGTTTGGGAGGCGGTGTAAAAGTGCTATCTGTGTTAATTATGGTGGTAGTACTTCACGCACTTGAAAGCTATGTATTAAATCCAAAGCTCATGTCATCTAAAACAAACCTGCCAACGTTCATTACGTTTATCATTTTAGTGTTTGGTGAACACTTCTTGGGCGTATGGGGGCTGATTCTTGGTATTCCTATTTTTATTTTCTTTTTAGATTTAGTAGGAGTAGATTCAGCACAACAAATGTCAAAAAAAGAAACCTTCGCAGATTAGTTTGCAGAGGTTTCTTTTTTTAAGGAG
This sequence is a window from Priestia aryabhattai. Protein-coding genes within it:
- a CDS encoding AI-2E family transporter; this encodes MNIARSWLHNKLTVRIITLIIITVLLISIRSMLQLLLFTFIFTFLIGRLQQTLRRKLPLNSTLILIVIYITLMGALGIVGYVYIPVIMTQVTELVQKLMYFYKHPPDNTFVTYIIDNLKRFKSPENIQQNIDLVYSYLSNIGKVSAQVFLALLLSLFFLLEKSRIHRLFVQLEQSRLGWFFKEAGYLGRKFVNSFGKVIEVQFIIAFVNSILSVIALWVLGFPNLLALGVMVFLLGLVPVLGVFVSLIPLCTIAYSLGGGVKVLSVLIMVVVLHALESYVLNPKLMSSKTNLPTFITFIILVFGEHFLGVWGLILGIPIFIFFLDLVGVDSAQQMSKKETFAD